The genomic interval GGCCACGCCCAGCAGGGCCAGGTTGTCGCGGGCGCAGGCCAGGGCGCGGGGGTCGGTGTCGGTGGCCACCACCTGGGCCACGCCGCGCCGCACCAGCACGGCGGCCAGCACGCCGGTGCCGGTGCCAATGTCGAAAGCAATGCCGGGTGCGGGCAAGGGTGCCTTGGCCACCAGGTCGATGTACTCGCCGCGCACCGGCGAAAACACGCCGTAGTGCGGGTGGATGCGGTTCAGCGGGGCCTCGCCCAGCGCCGGGATCTCCAGGCCCTTGCGCCGCCATTCGTGGGTGCTGGTCAGGCCCTGCAACTCGCGCAGCGTGATGACCGACGGGCCGGCCGCCAGGTCGGCCGGGCCCCAGGCCGCCAGGCAGGCGGCGTGCACATTGGGCGCGCGGCGCAGCGGGATGCTGTAGTCGGCGTTCACCGGCAGCAGCAGCATGTTCAGCACCCGTGCGCGCTGCGCCTGGGCCTGGCGGTACAGATGGAAGGCTTCGGCCGGGGCGGCGGCTTCCTTGGGGGCTTTGCGCTGCTTGCGTGCCGGGGTTTTGTCGATGCGCCGGGCAATCGCCTGCAGCAGCTGGCGGGCGTTGTGGAAATCACCGCGCCACAGCAGGGCCGTGCCCTCGCAGGCTAGGCGGTAGGCGCTGTCGGCAGATAGGGTGTCGTCGGCCAGCACCACGCGCTTCGGGGCAGGCGCGCCGCGCTCGGAGCGCCAGTGGGCGGACTGGGGCTGGTCGGCTTCGGTCCAGTGGATGGTGTTGTCGGCAGAAAGAGCGGAGGTGGTGGTGGAGGCAATAGGGGTAGGCATAGTCGGGTTCTTTTAACAGATGGTCACACAACGGTTTTGGCGTAAAGTCTGTTTTGCTCTATTTTTAAGAGCTGCTCACGCTTATTGAATAAGCGCCAGAGCCGTATTTCTTATCAATTTCCAGAGCCGTTATAGTGGCCGCTCCGCCACTCTGGAGATTGGGGACCATGCGATTTCTGCTGTTGACCGCGCTGCTGGCCGCGCTGACCCCGGCCACCCATGCCGGCCCGTTCACCACCCGCTGCCTGGTGGCCGAGGGCGGCAAGAAGCCCATCCAGCTGCAATTCAGCACCGTGGGCGACGACACCAGCGGCTGGAGTGGCGGCTTCGTGCGCTACGGCAGCCACAGCCGCCCCATCAGCCTAGTGCGCATGCGCGAGTCGCACGTGGACACCGCGCCCGGGCGGCCCATGGCCTTCACCACCGTGTGGCTGGAGATCGTGGGCGGCCTGGCCGTGGGCAGCTACGAAGTGGAAACCCAGGGTGCCCGCATCCAGCGCTTCGTCTACACCGCCAAACGTAACGGCCAGGGCACCACGTTCGTGGAAAACCCCGCCATCGACGTGGGCGACGACGGCAGCTGCCGCTGGACGGCTACGGGTTAGGAGGCACCCACCATTGACCTGGCGCAAGCCCCCCGCCTGCCGACGGGCCACAATCCACCCCATGAAAAAACCCCTGCTGCTGTCCCTGCTGTGGGCCCTGGCCTGCGGCCCGGCGCTGGCCGACTGGGTGCGCATCGCCACCAGTGAAACCTCGGTCTTCTACGTCGACTCGGAAATCCCCCCCAAGGTGGGCGCGAACGTGATGGTCTGGGTGCTGCGCGACCACACCACACCCCAGGTGGGCACCGGCGGGCCATACGCCTCGTCCAAGGACCAGATCGAAGTCGACTGCGCCGCCCGCCGCGTGCGCCGCATCTACGGCTCCGAGCACCCCGAGCCCATGGGCCAAGGCAAGATGGTGCACTCCGAGCATGGCCCCATGAGCTGGAACGCAGTCGCCCCCAAAACCACCATGCGGCGGGTGGTGGATATGGCGTGTATGCATCCCTGAGAGGGATATCAGCGCAGCAACCGCCACATTTTCTTCATTGTTCAAGTCTGGCGAACACTGCTTCTGCGTCGCGAAACTGTCCTTGTTCCCGCTCCCGGCTCCCCAGCGCCAGCACCTTGAGCAGCGCCATGGTGGCCTCACCGTTTTGGGGGGTCGCCGGGAAAGGCTGGCTTGCGTTTTGATTCGGGTTTTGCAGTGTCATTTTTATCTTTTCGCTATGGTTTAGATAGCTTCTTACGCCCACCGGATGGGCACAGACTGCCCATTTCGTTCTATTCTGAAACCCGACCCATTGAAAATGAAAACCTGAACGATTGAAAATCAACCACCCCCCAGCCCCACTCCAGCCCCCGCCCTCGCAAACCGCACCGCCACCCGCGTGCCCGGCGGGGTGGCACCGGGGTGGGCGTCTTCCAGGGTGACCTCGGCGCTGTGCTGGCGGGCGATTTCCTGGACGATGGACAGGCCCAGGCCGGAGCCGTCGGCCTCAGTGCCCAGGGCGCGGTAGAAGGGCTGGAACACCAGTTCGCGCTCGGACTCGGGGATGCCGGGGCCGGTGTCTTCGACCTGCAGCAGCACGCTGGCGGTGGCGCGGCCTATGGCGCTGATGGGGCCGATGGGGGTGTCGGGTTCGGCCAGTACGCGGGCGGTGATGATGCCGCCCGAGGGGGTGTAGTTGATGGCGTTGTCCACCAGGTTGCGCACCAGTTCTTTGATGAGCGTGGGGTTGCCGTTGAGCTGCACGCCGGGGCTGCCGGGCTCGGCACCGTCATAGCCCAGGTCGATGCGCTTTTCCAGCGCGTGGGGCACGGAGTCGCGCACCACCTCCATGGTCAGGCGGGCCAGGTCGCAGAGCTGCAGGCTCAGGCTGACGCTGCCGTTTTCGGCCCGGGCCAGGGCCAGCAGCTGGTTGACGGTGTGGGTGGCGCGCACGCTGGAGCGGCCAATCTGCTGCAGCGAACGTTTGAGCTCGGCCGTGTTGGTGCCTTCGCGCTGGGCCAGATCGGCTTGCATGCGCAGGCCCGCCAGCGGGGTTTTGAGCTGGTGGGCGGCGTCGGCCAAAAAGCGCTTTTGGGTGGCGATGGAGTCTTTGAGACGGTTCAGCAGGTCGTTGACCGACGAAACCAGCGGCGCGACTTCCAGCGGCACGGCTTTCTCGTCCAATGGGCTCAGGTCGTCCGAGGTGCGGGCGCGGATGCGGTCTTCCAGGCGCTTCAGGGGCTGGATGCCGCGCGCCAGCGCCAGCCAGACCAGCAGCACGGCCAGCGGCAAGATGACAAACTGCGGCAGCATCACGCCCTTGATAATTTCGGCCGCCAGCACCGAGCGCTTTTCGCGCGTTTCGGCCACCTGCACCAGGGCCAGCGGGTTGCCGGGCAGGTCCAGCGCCACCCACAGGTAGGCCACCCGCACGTCCAGGCCGCGCATTTCGTCATCGCGCAGGTGCACCGCGCCTTCGGCGGGCTTTTCCTCGGCGGGCGGCGCGGGGAAGTCGTGCTCGCCGCTGAGGTACTCGCCGTGGCCGCCCAGCACCTGGTAGTAGACCTGGTCGGAATCGTCGGCGCGCATGAATTCGCGGGCGGGCAGGGGCAGGTTGAACTGCGCCTGGTGCGGCTGCGACACCACCAGCAACTGCGACAGGGCCTGTACGTTGTATTCCAGCGCCCGGTCAAACGGCTTGCCCGCAATGCCTTGCGCCACCAGCCAGGTCAGCGCCAGGCTGACCGGCCACAGCAGCAGCAGGGGCGTGAGCATCCAGTCCAGGATTTCGCCGAACAGGGAACGTTGCTCGCGCTGGAAGATTTTCACGGGGTGGGTGGGGTGGACAGCACCCAGCCATCTTAGCGGGGTCAGCTATTGGCGCGTTGCTTCAGCCAGCGCATCAGAGCGCCCACCACTGGCAGCTTTTCGTACAGCTCCTCCGCCGCGTCCCAGTAGTCGCGGTGCAGGGTGATGCGGCCCTCTGCGTCCAGCCGCAGGTGGCTGCCGCCGTGGATGGTCTGGTCGGTGCCGGTGGCGAAGTTTTTAAAGCGGAAGTGGAAGTCCCAGGCCAAAAAGCACTGGTGGCCGCTGGCGATGCGCTCCCGCACCACAAAGCGCGGGGCTTCCAGGGCGGTGAACATGTGGGCGTAGATGGCTTCAATCGCGGGCACGCCTTGCACGTCCTTGAACGGATCTTTGAAGCGGGCGTTTGGCGCATAGAAATCGCCGCAGCGGGCGACGGACTGCGGGGTCAGCGTTTCGAAGAATGCGACGATGCCGTCGATGGGGTCTTTGGGGTCGCTCATAGCCCGGTCATCCGGCGGATGGCGGGGAAGTACGCGCTGTACGGCAACAGGCGCAGCGTTTTCATCCAGCGGGTAAAGCGCTTGGGGAAGTGGATTTCGAACTGGCCCCGGGCCCAGCCGTGCAGGATTTCAGCGGCGGCTTGCTCGGGGGTAATGAGGGCGGGCATCTGGAATTCGTTTTGCGCGGTGAGCGGGGTTTGCACGAAGCCGGGGCAGATCAGGCTCACGCCGATGCCGCTGTCATGCAGGTCCAGGTACAGGGTTTCGGCCAGGTTGATGAGCGCGGCCTTGGTGGGGCCGTAGGCCAGGCTTTGCGGCAGGCCGCTGTACCCGGCCACGCTGGCCACCAGGCTGATGTGGCCCTGGCCCTGGCGCAGCAGGGTGGGCAGCACGGCATCCAGCATGTGCAGCGCGCCCACATAGTTGACCTGCAGGTGCTGCTGCATCTCGGCCAGGCTATAGGCCGTGGCGCGCTGGGGGCGGTAGTAGCCCGCGCAGTAGACCACCGCGTCGATGCGGTGCAGCGAAGCGGCTGCAGCGCGCACGGCGGCCGGGTCGGCCGCGTCCAGCGGCAGGGCCTGTGCGCCGGGGTGTTCGGCCACAAAAGCATCGAGCGCGGCAGCCTGGCGGGCCGACACCACCACCTGCGCGCCCTGGCCGTGCAGCAGCCCGGCGGTGGCGCGGCCAATGCCGCTGGACGCGCCAATCAACCACACGGTCTTGCCGCGCCAGTCGGTGAGGGGGGGATTCAGTGCCATGGTACTTGCTCTACTTTTTATAGCTTTTTACGCTTATGGGATAAGCACGAGAGGCCGATTTGGCTTAACGTTTAGTGAACGAGAGCGTGACTTCGCCCAGGCGGATGCCGAGCTTGCTCATGGTGGCCTTGTTGAGCATGACCTTGTCGGTCATGAGGTACATCCAGTCGTCAAACTGCACGTTGTAGACCGAGCCATCCACCGGCAGGGCCAGGGTGTACTGCCAGTGGAAGGCGTTGCCGCTTTCCGCGCCCAGGGCCGTGCCTACCACGTCGTCGGCCCGGCCTGTGTAGCGGCCATCGGCTTCGCGGTGCAGCCGCCAGACGCGCTTTTGCAGCGTGCCGTCGGAATAGGTAAACGACTCGTCGAGCACGCCGTCGTCGCCCGTCCAGCTACACACCATCAGCACGGTGAAGCGCTTGACCACCTTGCCGGAGCGGTCGGTGAACACGCCAAAAGCGTCCAGCGTGCCGTTGAAATACGTGCGCAGGTCCAGCTTGGGGGTTTGGCCCGCGTAGTCGGCCACCTGGGGGCCGGCGCAGCCCGCCAGGGCAGCGCTGGTGGCCAAAAGAAGAAGACGGCGTTTCATGGGGATTCCTTGGGTCGGATGATGAGCAAATAGAGCGCCGCTGCCGCCGCCAGCTTCAGGGCGCAGGGCAGCAGGCAGTAGGTGGCGGTGAGGGCATTCAGGGCGGCGGCATCCTGCGCGCCGGGGGTGTAGCCAAAGTGGGCCAGCAGCGGCAGTGCCAGCCCGGCGGCCAGGGCCAGGTTGAGCTTGGTGGCGAAGTTCCACCAGCCGAAGTACAGGCCCGCCCCGCCTTGTTTTTGCACCAGGCCCGCCAGCAGCGCGCTGGGCAGGGCCAGGTCGGTGCCCAGGGCGATGCCCGACGCGGCGCAGACGATGAGAAACGCCGTACTGTCGCCCGCGCCCAGCAAGGAAGCCCCCACAAACGCTGCCACCGCCACGCCCATGCCCACGCCCCAGGTGCGCGCCAGCCCCAGCCGGGGCACCAGGCGCAGCCACAGCGGAATCGACAGGGCGGCGCACAGGAAGTAGGTGGCCAGGAACAGCGGTTGCAGCGCCTGCGGGGCCTGCAAACGGTCTTGCACAAAAAACAGCACCAGGGTGGCGGGCACGGCGCTGGCAATGCCGTTGAGCATGAACACGCCCAGCAGGCGGCGAAAGGCGGGGTTGTGCAGCGGCAGCCACAACGCGGCGCGGGTTTTGGACGGGCTTTGCGGGCCGGGTGCGATGGCACGCGTCCAGGCCAGCCAACCCAGGGCCAGCGCCAGTGCCAGCAACACCACCGTGGTGGGCAGGCCCAGCAGCACCGGGGCCACGCTGGCCGTCACCACACCCACCAGCCCCAGGCCTTCGCGCCAGGCGACGATGCGGCTGCGCTGGGC from Comamonadaceae bacterium OS-1 carries:
- the prmC_2 gene encoding release factor glutamine methyltransferase, with the protein product MPTPIASTTTSALSADNTIHWTEADQPQSAHWRSERGAPAPKRVVLADDTLSADSAYRLACEGTALLWRGDFHNARQLLQAIARRIDKTPARKQRKAPKEAAAPAEAFHLYRQAQAQRARVLNMLLLPVNADYSIPLRRAPNVHAACLAAWGPADLAAGPSVITLRELQGLTSTHEWRRKGLEIPALGEAPLNRIHPHYGVFSPVRGEYIDLVAKAPLPAPGIAFDIGTGTGVLAAVLVRRGVAQVVATDTDPRALACARDNLALLGVAKQVQVVQTDLFPEGQATLIVCNPPWLPARPGSPIEHAVYDEDSRMLLGFLAGLKQHLAPGGEGWLVLSDFAEHLGLRTRAELLAAFDTHGLKVLERLDAKPVHPKATDATAALHAARAAEVTSLWRLAVAGI
- the sasA_13 gene encoding adaptive-response sensory-kinase SasA; the encoded protein is MKIFQREQRSLFGEILDWMLTPLLLLWPVSLALTWLVAQGIAGKPFDRALEYNVQALSQLLVVSQPHQAQFNLPLPAREFMRADDSDQVYYQVLGGHGEYLSGEHDFPAPPAEEKPAEGAVHLRDDEMRGLDVRVAYLWVALDLPGNPLALVQVAETREKRSVLAAEIIKGVMLPQFVILPLAVLLVWLALARGIQPLKRLEDRIRARTSDDLSPLDEKAVPLEVAPLVSSVNDLLNRLKDSIATQKRFLADAAHQLKTPLAGLRMQADLAQREGTNTAELKRSLQQIGRSSVRATHTVNQLLALARAENGSVSLSLQLCDLARLTMEVVRDSVPHALEKRIDLGYDGAEPGSPGVQLNGNPTLIKELVRNLVDNAINYTPSGGIITARVLAEPDTPIGPISAIGRATASVLLQVEDTGPGIPESERELVFQPFYRALGTEADGSGLGLSIVQEIARQHSAEVTLEDAHPGATPPGTRVAVRFARAGAGVGLGGG